The Oligoflexus sp. sequence AGCCGGCGGGCGCAGGGGCCTTTTCACGCGGTTAACTGTGCGACCCTGACCCGCGAACTGGCCATTTCCGAGCTCTTTGGCCACGTAAAGGGAGCTTTTACCGGCGCGTCCCACAATCGCAAGGGCCTCTTCGAAGTCTCGCACAAGGGCTCGCTCTTTCTGGATGAAATCGTGGAAATTCCCCTCGACGTCCAGCCGCGGCTTCTGCGCGTTCTGCAGGAACATACGTTCACAGCTTTGGGTTCCACGACGCCCAAGGCTGTGGATGTGCGCCTTATTTCAGCGACGCATGAATCCTTAAGACAGGTGGTGGAAGATCAAAGATTCCGCGCTGACCTCATGTACCGCGTGCGGGTCATTCCCCTGTTCCTGCCGCCTCTGCGGGAAAGGGGCCAGGATATTCCCATGCTCGCCCACCTTTTTCTGCAGCAGCTGAACGAGCAGTCCATGCGCAAAGTTCAACGCATTCGGGCGGAAGCCCTCGAAGCCATGCAATCCTATGGCTGGCCCGGCAATATTCGCGAACTTCGTAATGTCATGGAATATGCTCATGTGATGGGCGAAGGCCCCGATGTGACCCTTCATGATCTGACCCCCGAACTCCGCGGCGAATCACCGCCAGGTGTCGAGGATAATGTGAAGACCAAGGAGCGGCGCCGCATCCTTGAAGCCCTGGATGCAACAGCGGGCTCACGGCATGAAGCGGCTGAAAAACTGGGAATGAGTCGCGCCACGCTCTGGCGCAAGATGCGGGAATATCGCTTGGATGGTCGTTAGACCTTACGCGCGAGCACGAAGATTTCCCGGTTGCCTTCCCGGCCCGTCACCTGGCTATCCACGCTCTTCAAAAATTCAAGACCTTCACGCTGCATGGCCTGAAGCGCTATCTTCAAAGCCGCCTGACGGCTCGCATCATCCGACACGACTCCACCTTCAGGCACAGCATCCGCGGACAACTCAAACTGCGGTTTCACCAGAATCAAAAAATGCACTGCATGGGCAGGCACCGCTGCGCATATTGCTGGCAGTAGGCGATCCACGGAATTAAAACTGATATCCGCGACCACCCAATTGATCTCTGCATCAATGACCTCGGTCACCTGACGAATATCACACTGTTCCTTCACCACCACCCTGGGATCCGTCCTCAGTTTCCAGGCCAGCTGATTATGCCCGACATCCAGAGCGTAAACTTTCTTCGCGCCCAGCTGCAGGCAGCAATCGGTAAAGCCTCCAGTCGAAGCCCCGCAATCCAAAACCGTGGCTCCGGAAACCAGGGACGCCAGCCCCAAATCCTGGATGGCCCCCCAGAGTTTGTCCCCGCCCCGGCTGACAAAACGTTTCTGGTCTTTCAAACGCAGGTTTTGTCCATCCCGGACCGGCTGGCCCGGTTTATCCATTCTTTGCTCGTCCACCAGGACCTGGCCGGCCATAATAAGGGCCCGCGCCTCGGCCAAATCCCCCACCAGACCCAGGGCAACCAGGCGCTCATCCAGGCGATATTTATCCTTTTTTTCCGATTTCGCCATGCGTCTTTGGGGACCTCCTGAATCACGCGGTTTCCGCAATCTTTTCCCACGGTTTACTGACAAGCGCAAGTTTGGACTCAATATTTTCAAGACTCTGCCGATGATTCATCATCTGATGTTGACTACAGCCCCTGTCGGGAGGATCGGTGCATTATGTCGAAGGGAACGCTTAAAATTCTATTTGTGGACGAGAAGCGGATCACATCCGACCTCGAAAAGGCCGGTTACCGCAAGGTCGGAGCCCACATCAGCCAAGCCACCAACTTCGGCCAGGCCAAGGAAATGCTCCATAAGGAAGCGGCTGACGTCATCGTCATTAACTTTGATTATGCAGAGATTGATGCGGTCAGCATGTGTGAGCATTTCAAAAAGCAGGCCGAGACCGCCGCGATTCCCGTGATCTTCACGAGCGTTCAGCCCCTGCCCAAGCGCGTGACTGCACGCGACAACGGTCCGGACCTTTTCATTGAAACGCCAGTTCCCCGTGAATTCTTCATCGAGCAGGTGCGCAACCTCCTGGAAGAAAAAATCCGTGGCACCGAACGCGTGAATCATGAAGGTTCCGTGTCCTTCGAACATCAGGGCAAGACTTACGAATGCAGCATTCAGGACGTGTCCAAGTCCGGCATTCTTCTGACGACGGAAATGGACATCCCTGCTGGCACCAAGCTGGGCCTCAGCTTCTCGCTGCCGGGCTATAAAAAACCCATCAAGGTCGAAGGCGAAGTCGTGCGCCGCATCAATGCCGACACACGCAAGAACACGCCGGCCGGCCTTGGCATCCGCTTCGAGGATTTCAACGGTGATTCGCAAAAACGCCTGGAAAAATACATAGCCAAGAGCCAGCACGACGATCCGAAACTCGTCTATTATCTATAATTCGATCGACCCGGGGCGCCCCATTCAAATGGCGGCGCCTTCCCCAGATCGCGCCATGCAAATAGCGGCGCCTTCCCCAGATCGCGCCATTCAAATAGCGTCGCCTTCCCCTGACCGATTCTTCTTATACTGCTCCAGATAGATCAGTGAATTCACATAGCCATCGCGATAGCGAACGGCCGTGAACATGACCTCACGCAGACTTTTCGGAACCCCAACGATCCGTCCGCCAATCGCAATTTCCACGTTGGGATCAATTACGCCGCGCACAATCAGAATCGCCATATCATTCCAGCGAATTTTCTTCTGCGTGGTCTCGGCCAGCTTCTCGATTTTCTCGAGCAGCTTCTTGCCTTTGATCAGTCGCTTTTCGATCTTCTGAATCCGCTCCCCGGTGGCCTTCTTCTTGGTCAGATCATCGAACTCATACTGGCGATCGGTTACGAAGCGCTTGAGCTTGGCTTCGCGTCCGCGCAGGATGGTCGTGCGATGTTCAAGCCGCCAGTCACTGCCGACCCGGCACTGGGTTTTTTCACCGTCGGCGAAAC is a genomic window containing:
- a CDS encoding sigma-54 dependent transcriptional regulator, yielding MPLSYTPPADIKNFQGMISSAPAMFQFFEMLKKAANTDAPVLIRGESGTGKELAARAIHTLSRRAQGPFHAVNCATLTRELAISELFGHVKGAFTGASHNRKGLFEVSHKGSLFLDEIVEIPLDVQPRLLRVLQEHTFTALGSTTPKAVDVRLISATHESLRQVVEDQRFRADLMYRVRVIPLFLPPLRERGQDIPMLAHLFLQQLNEQSMRKVQRIRAEALEAMQSYGWPGNIRELRNVMEYAHVMGEGPDVTLHDLTPELRGESPPGVEDNVKTKERRRILEALDATAGSRHEAAEKLGMSRATLWRKMREYRLDGR
- a CDS encoding TlyA family RNA methyltransferase yields the protein MAKSEKKDKYRLDERLVALGLVGDLAEARALIMAGQVLVDEQRMDKPGQPVRDGQNLRLKDQKRFVSRGGDKLWGAIQDLGLASLVSGATVLDCGASTGGFTDCCLQLGAKKVYALDVGHNQLAWKLRTDPRVVVKEQCDIRQVTEVIDAEINWVVADISFNSVDRLLPAICAAVPAHAVHFLILVKPQFELSADAVPEGGVVSDDASRQAALKIALQAMQREGLEFLKSVDSQVTGREGNREIFVLARKV
- a CDS encoding PilZ domain-containing protein, whose amino-acid sequence is MSKGTLKILFVDEKRITSDLEKAGYRKVGAHISQATNFGQAKEMLHKEAADVIVINFDYAEIDAVSMCEHFKKQAETAAIPVIFTSVQPLPKRVTARDNGPDLFIETPVPREFFIEQVRNLLEEKIRGTERVNHEGSVSFEHQGKTYECSIQDVSKSGILLTTEMDIPAGTKLGLSFSLPGYKKPIKVEGEVVRRINADTRKNTPAGLGIRFEDFNGDSQKRLEKYIAKSQHDDPKLVYYL